A genome region from Planifilum fimeticola includes the following:
- a CDS encoding mannitol-1-phosphate 5-dehydrogenase, producing MRAVHFGAGNIGRGFIGALLARSGYEVCFIDIDETLVEALNERRSYRVVRVGAAREEMQISNVRAINSRTDEECAVAAIAEADLVTTAVGANVLPLIAGLIAEGLRRRMRETDRPLNVVACENMIGAGSLLREQVYRHVTEAEKERFQRIFGFPNAVVDCIVPNQDGEDPLAVAVEPYHEWIVDQAGILGDPPAVKDMVCVKELTPYVERKLYTVNTGHAVTAYLGYARGISTIQEAIDEPSIREIVRKALDETGSLLVDKHGFDPGAHAAYIEQIIGRFQNPHISDDVTRVARSPIRKLGPKDRLVAPARQLIARGKRPENLALGIAAALAYDFDGDEEAVRLSQTVKRDGMDGALCKYAGLSREDELVRLVLEQADRLAALQKK from the coding sequence TTGCGGGCGGTACATTTCGGAGCGGGAAACATCGGAAGGGGATTCATCGGTGCCTTGTTGGCCCGGTCCGGGTATGAGGTGTGTTTCATCGATATCGACGAAACCCTGGTGGAAGCGCTGAACGAGCGGCGTTCCTACCGCGTCGTGCGGGTGGGGGCGGCGAGGGAAGAGATGCAGATTTCAAATGTCCGGGCGATCAACAGCCGGACGGACGAGGAATGCGCCGTGGCGGCGATTGCGGAGGCCGATCTGGTGACGACGGCGGTCGGTGCCAACGTGCTGCCGCTGATCGCCGGGCTCATCGCGGAGGGGCTGCGGCGGCGGATGCGCGAAACGGACCGCCCGCTCAATGTGGTCGCCTGTGAGAACATGATTGGTGCCGGATCGCTTCTCAGGGAACAGGTGTATCGACATGTGACGGAGGCGGAAAAGGAGCGATTCCAGAGAATTTTCGGGTTTCCCAACGCCGTTGTCGACTGCATCGTTCCCAATCAGGATGGTGAGGACCCGCTGGCCGTCGCCGTCGAGCCCTATCACGAATGGATCGTGGATCAGGCCGGGATCCTGGGGGATCCGCCCGCCGTAAAGGACATGGTGTGCGTCAAGGAGTTGACCCCGTATGTGGAGAGAAAATTATACACCGTCAATACCGGCCATGCCGTTACGGCTTACCTGGGCTATGCCCGGGGGATTTCGACCATCCAAGAGGCGATCGATGAGCCGTCGATCCGGGAAATCGTGCGAAAGGCGCTCGATGAGACGGGGTCGCTGCTGGTCGACAAGCACGGCTTCGATCCCGGTGCCCACGCTGCATACATCGAACAGATTATCGGTCGCTTTCAAAACCCCCACATTTCCGATGACGTGACGCGGGTGGCCCGCTCCCCCATCCGGAAACTCGGCCCGAAGGATCGGCTGGTAGCGCCAGCCCGTCAATTGATCGCACGGGGGAAAAGGCCGGAAAATCTGGCCCTTGGCATTGCCGCCGCCCTCGCGTACGATTTTGATGGGGACGAGGAAGCGGTGAGACTGTCGCAAACCGTGAAGCGGGACGGGATGGACGGAGCCCTTTGCAAGTATGCCGGCCTTTCCCGGGAAGACGAACTGGTGCGACTGGTTCTGGAACAGGCCGATCGGCTGGCGGCCTTGCAAAAAAAATAA
- a CDS encoding aldo/keto reductase, translated as MQYARLGTSELEVSRIGMGTGGWMWDRMDESEAAYALHRAIDLGINLIDTAPLYGFGRAEEIIGKALVESRNRNRVVIATKAGLEWDARRRIWWCNASRERILEEIGQSLRRLRTDWIDLYQIHWPDPETPIEETAETLLSLYEKGVIRAVGVSNFRPEQMEAWRKVAPLHANQLQLNLFRQHFLETAFRHCRRHDIGTLAWGTLASGLLTGKFSADTSFPENDARRYDPMFQGERFRQYLAATEELKKAAAERGRTVTQLAVRWTLQQPGVTVALWGARRPDHLDEVPGVFGWSLSHQDFARIDDILRKTVTKPLPPPPADFRPPLPFGAGEIEKVISRK; from the coding sequence ATGCAATATGCCCGCCTGGGAACATCCGAACTGGAGGTCTCCCGGATCGGCATGGGCACGGGAGGATGGATGTGGGACAGGATGGATGAATCGGAGGCGGCATACGCCCTTCACCGGGCCATCGATCTGGGCATCAACCTGATCGATACGGCCCCCCTGTACGGATTCGGCCGGGCGGAGGAAATCATCGGAAAAGCCCTCGTGGAATCCCGCAACCGAAACCGGGTGGTGATCGCGACAAAAGCCGGACTCGAGTGGGACGCGCGCCGGCGCATCTGGTGGTGCAACGCATCCCGCGAGCGGATCTTGGAGGAAATCGGACAAAGCCTGCGCCGCCTGCGGACCGACTGGATCGATCTTTATCAGATCCATTGGCCCGACCCGGAAACGCCGATCGAAGAGACGGCGGAGACGCTGCTTTCTCTGTACGAAAAGGGCGTGATCCGAGCCGTCGGCGTCAGCAATTTCCGTCCGGAACAGATGGAGGCGTGGCGAAAGGTCGCTCCCCTCCACGCGAACCAACTGCAGCTCAACCTGTTCCGACAGCATTTTCTCGAAACGGCTTTCCGTCACTGCCGCCGGCATGACATCGGAACGCTCGCCTGGGGAACCCTGGCCAGCGGGCTGCTCACCGGAAAATTTTCCGCCGACACCTCCTTTCCCGAAAACGATGCCCGCCGCTACGACCCGATGTTTCAAGGGGAGCGGTTCCGCCAATACCTCGCCGCAACGGAGGAACTGAAAAAAGCGGCGGCGGAAAGGGGACGCACCGTCACCCAATTGGCCGTCCGTTGGACCCTCCAACAACCCGGTGTGACGGTCGCCCTGTGGGGAGCCCGCAGGCCGGATCACTTGGATGAGGTGCCCGGCGTCTTCGGATGGTCGCTGTCCCATCAGGATTTCGCCCGCATCGACGACATCCTGCGGAAAACGGTGACGAAGCCCCTCCCACCGCCTCCGGCGGATTTTCGCCCCCCCCTCCCGTTCGGAGCTGGAGAGATTGAAAAAGTGATCTCCCGGAAGTGA
- a CDS encoding YwaF family protein: MFRLFFAGKDDPLLVQNGPYGLFTLPHLMVVLLLFATVYLVIRRIIRKAYRARFSWVFRAYVLLVLLEIMRVIWSAYTGQFDVREDLPLQLCGIQMFAIPLALFSRGRIGDYMREFVFAYGTVGFLLALILPIPTLQIYPVFHFRSMQSMLYHAAMGFVALMLPHLNYRPDVRNVRKAYAVLVACALFASVVNILLDSNYLYTSALPIRFDSLRWPLYLPFLFAFALFVGRLPYHAYRFFSGTCPGGTPRRPPGRNRPGGRRFFQKT; this comes from the coding sequence ATGTTCCGCCTGTTTTTTGCCGGGAAAGACGATCCGCTGCTGGTCCAAAACGGCCCCTACGGCCTTTTTACCCTCCCGCACCTGATGGTTGTGCTGCTCCTGTTTGCCACCGTTTATCTGGTCATTCGCCGCATAATAAGAAAAGCGTACCGCGCTCGTTTTTCGTGGGTGTTTCGCGCCTATGTGCTGCTTGTCCTGCTCGAAATCATGAGGGTGATCTGGAGCGCTTATACGGGCCAATTCGACGTCCGGGAGGACTTGCCGCTGCAGCTTTGCGGCATCCAGATGTTTGCCATACCCCTGGCCCTGTTTTCGCGCGGCCGGATCGGAGACTACATGCGCGAGTTTGTATTCGCCTACGGCACCGTGGGCTTTTTGCTCGCCCTCATCCTTCCGATTCCGACGCTGCAAATCTATCCCGTGTTCCATTTCCGGAGCATGCAAAGCATGCTGTATCACGCCGCTATGGGTTTTGTCGCCCTGATGTTGCCTCACCTGAATTACCGCCCGGACGTAAGGAACGTGCGAAAGGCCTACGCCGTGCTCGTGGCATGCGCGTTGTTTGCAAGTGTTGTGAACATCCTTTTGGACAGCAATTATTTATATACTTCCGCGCTTCCCATTCGGTTTGATTCCCTGCGTTGGCCGTTGTATCTGCCCTTTTTATTTGCATTCGCGTTGTTTGTGGGGCGCCTGCCGTATCATGCATACCGTTTTTTCAGCGGAACCTGTCCCGGTGGAACGCCACGCCGGCCACCAGGGAGAAACAGGCCGGGCGGACGAAGGTTCTTTCAAAAAACATGA
- a CDS encoding YolD-like family protein, producing MDRGNKLWEGHRLLLPQHRDLIWEEKQKAKEYHPPELAADELEALDRTIRWSRAKKRPIVLTYASKYGPKRCTGVVLNIHPLEGWIILQSGEEKRLIPLSKIVGAEAATGGEWTE from the coding sequence ATGGATCGGGGTAACAAGCTGTGGGAGGGTCACCGGCTCCTGCTGCCGCAACACCGGGACCTGATCTGGGAAGAGAAGCAGAAGGCGAAGGAGTACCATCCGCCGGAACTGGCGGCGGATGAGTTGGAGGCCCTCGACCGGACGATCCGATGGTCCCGGGCCAAAAAAAGGCCGATTGTGCTTACCTACGCCAGCAAGTACGGCCCGAAGCGGTGCACAGGGGTCGTCCTGAACATCCATCCCCTCGAAGGATGGATCATCCTTCAGAGCGGGGAAGAAAAACGGTTGATTCCCCTGTCCAAAATCGTCGGAGCCGAGGCGGCGACCGGCGGGGAATGGACCGAATAG